The region GGATCAGGCGCGTGCATTGTGGTTAGAAGGCCAATTTGGAGAGGGTGCGTTGTATTGGCGCGAGGGGATGGGGGAGTGGCAGCCCATCTCAAAACTGTTTCCGCCCACGACTGTTTATCAACCGACTCCTGCCTATAAATCTGAAACTAAGTACACTCGTGAAAATGAGGAGGCTACGGCTAACTCTTTGTTTGGTGAAACGGCTCCGTATCGTTTTACCAAGGACCCATCCGGGCTGACGAAGTTTCTCAAGGTCATGCTCTGGCTAGACCTGTCTCTCATGGTGGCAAGTTTACTGAGCGACTTTACTCAGATGAGCATGATTGAGAAAGGTGGCTTTACGGATGCTGAGGCTGAGGCCAACGATGCAAGACAGCAGGTCATCGGGATCGCTTATCTCGGGGTCTTTCTCATCACGGGCATTACTTTTTTAAAGTGGATCTACCGGGCCAATGCGAACTGCCACGGATTTGGCGCTCAAGGGATGAAATTCACACCGGGTTGGTCCGTGGGATGGTACTTTGTTCCCTTCATGAATTTAGTGAGGCCCTATCAGGCCATGCGCGAAATCTGGCAGGTCAGCAGCAACCCCAAACGCTGGCAGACCCAGGAAGGTTCGGGAGTTCTGCCACTCTGGTGGACGTTGTGGATCTTGTCTAGCATCACGGGGCAGATCACCTTCCGCACCAGCATGGCCGTCACGGATCTACCTTCCTTAAAAACAGCGACGATTGCTTCGATCGTCTCTGGGATTGTGGATATTCCGTTAACGCTCGTGGCAATGACGCTCATCAGTCGAATTTTTCAGAAACAGAAAGCGCTCACGGATCAGCAATCTTAATGGCCGAAGTGTTCTCGGAATCAGAAAGTTAATCCTGAAAATGTTCAAATGAACATTTGATCGGAAGGCAATTTGTAGGAAGCTCAAAGGGAACTTCAAAGCCCTTGAACATGTCCGTTGCTAAGAAAAATCGTCGTAAACTTGTCCGCGAAGGACGCTTGTTTGTTTGGTGGGTTCAGGAGGATCGCGATAGCCTGGACTTGATTCTGCATGTGGTGAGTGAGGATAAGCGGTTCATCGCTCATTATGTGCTGGGGCAGGATGAAACCGAACGACTGATCATCATCCTCGGGTCCGAATTCGCTGGGGCGGGCACCGGTGGAAATTGGAGCCGATTTTATTGTCCGTGCTTCGATCCTCATGGTGTGGTCACTCCCGGTAATATAAGGCAGTTGATTGATTGGTGCCTTACGGATGAGGGGCCTCGGTCGCCCCTGCGATCGCAAGACGGATATCCTTGGAACAGTTATGGATCGCCTCCCGATGTGGAAGGGTATTTAAAAAGCCTGAACGAAGGAGAGGCCTAACCGATGATGACGAAAAAGAAGAGGTCTTCTTCATTGACCATCATTTCCGGCGGGCAGACGGGAGTCGATCGTGGCGCTCTTGATGCGGCGTTGGAACTCGACTTTCCTTGTGGTGGCTGGTGCCCTTCAGGGCGGATTGATGAAGATGGAATCATTCCGGCTCACTATCCATTGAAGGAACTTCCTCAAGGAGGCTACAAGGCTCGCACGATCCAAAATCTAAATGATGCCGATGGCACTCTAGTCGTTTACTTTGGAGATTTGGAAGGTGGTACTGAGTTGACGGTCTTTCACTGCATGAAACAGCAGCGGCCTT is a window of Prosthecobacter dejongeii DNA encoding:
- a CDS encoding DUF4328 domain-containing protein, yielding MSAIYINTGTGESKIYEEDQARALWLEGQFGEGALYWREGMGEWQPISKLFPPTTVYQPTPAYKSETKYTRENEEATANSLFGETAPYRFTKDPSGLTKFLKVMLWLDLSLMVASLLSDFTQMSMIEKGGFTDAEAEANDARQQVIGIAYLGVFLITGITFLKWIYRANANCHGFGAQGMKFTPGWSVGWYFVPFMNLVRPYQAMREIWQVSSNPKRWQTQEGSGVLPLWWTLWILSSITGQITFRTSMAVTDLPSLKTATIASIVSGIVDIPLTLVAMTLISRIFQKQKALTDQQS
- a CDS encoding putative molybdenum carrier protein; this translates as MMTKKKRSSSLTIISGGQTGVDRGALDAALELDFPCGGWCPSGRIDEDGIIPAHYPLKELPQGGYKARTIQNLNDADGTLVVYFGDLEGGTELTVFHCMKQQRPYRLINGWEIAPERAVELALDFVQRHRLQSLNVAGPRASRRPEAEAYAYTVVRGLLERLI